DNA sequence from the Agromyces aureus genome:
ACGACCATGGGTTCAGTCTGCACCAGTGCGGGTCGGCCGATCGCACTCGTCTCACGCTCGGACACGCCGCCCCGGTTTTCGCGGTGGACGCGACGGAAGGCGTGGGAATCCGTTGCGAAGGGGATGGATTTCAACGGAATCCCTTGCCGCGGACCTCGCACACTGACACAATCGGTCGCATGACGAACACGGCACGAACAGCTGCACCGCGGCCCGTGCATCTCGACGACGTCTCGAAGGCGATCATCGAACAGCTCCAGGCCGATGGGCGCCGCTCATACGCCGACATCGGCAAGGCCGTCGGATTGTCCGAGGCGGCCGTGCGTCAGCGTGTCCAGCGCCTGACCGAGTCGGGCGTGATGCAGATCGTGGCGGTGACCGATCCGATGCAGCTCGGCTTCACCCGCCAGGCGATGATCGGCATCCGCGCCTCGGGCGACACCCGGGAGCTCGCGGCCAGCCTCGCCGAACTGGCCGAGATCGACTACGTCGTGCTCACGGCCGGCAGCTTCGACGTGCTCGCGGAGGTGGTGTGCGAGAACGACGACGAGCTGATCACATTGCTGAACTCGCGCATCCGCAACCTGCCGGGCGTGCGTTCGACCGAGACGTTCGTCTACCTCAAACTCCAGAAGCAGTTCTACAACTGGGGCACTCGCTAGAAGGGATCGACCATGACCGATCGAGTACGGGACAACGCAACGCTCCAGCAGATGGCGAACGACCACCTGTGGATGCACTTCGCCAGGCAGTCGACGATGCACTCCTCCGGGGTGCCCATCATCACGAGGGGCGAGGGCCACCACGTCTTCGACATCGAGGGACGCAAGTACTTCGACGGCCTTGCGGGGCTCTTCACGGTCAACGCCGGGCACGGCCGCAGGCGGCTCGCCGAGGTCGCCGCGCGCCAGGCCGAAGAGCTCGCGTTCTTCCCGATCTGGTCGTACGCGCACCCCGCCGCCATCGAGCTCGCCGACCGGCTC
Encoded proteins:
- a CDS encoding Lrp/AsnC family transcriptional regulator, whose protein sequence is MTNTARTAAPRPVHLDDVSKAIIEQLQADGRRSYADIGKAVGLSEAAVRQRVQRLTESGVMQIVAVTDPMQLGFTRQAMIGIRASGDTRELAASLAELAEIDYVVLTAGSFDVLAEVVCENDDELITLLNSRIRNLPGVRSTETFVYLKLQKQFYNWGTR